From one Flavobacterium sp. N502536 genomic stretch:
- a CDS encoding family 2A encapsulin nanocompartment cargo protein cysteine desulfurase, with amino-acid sequence MSINTNNNGLPNIEDLQLLANELFHTLPNEFPKEISLSPDRNEHPRATKVAETFLNSGNLSGHNPAALPLQDAPASPTASPAVSGFGAAPNVANYGSGASALYPNAGAGFDPKSETSPLGISHGNNVNVNNPQTGFYDENFGNNGAAQLNEESFFSKLLLNNEYLPFQTQNSSFETELKAALAFVDTQFTKRINLPLNGNESSNSYYFLEQNPFAFDQRNSNLIVGNTFEKQDFGAISGSHFDANRIKKDFPILQETVNGKPLVWFDNAATTQKPQSVIDRIAYFYEHENSNIHRAAHELAARASDAYEAAREKVKTFLNAGSVNEIVFVRGATEGINLVAQSWGDHNLVAGDEIIVSHLEHHANIVPWKRLADKKGLKLRVIPVDDDGQILLDEYAKLLNSKTRLVAFTQVSNALGTVTPAKKIVEMAHAAGAKVLIDGAQSVSHMKVDVQDLNPDWLVFSGHKLFGPTGIGALYGKEDLLNEMHPYQSGGNMIQDVTFEEIKYHKAPNRFEAGTGNIADAIGLGAAIDYVTKLGIDAIGQYEHQLLDYATKLLKEIPGVRLIGTAANKASVLSFNLQGYTNDQVGQALNNEGVAVRTGHHCAQPILRRMGVETTVRPSLAFYNTTQDVDTFIKTIRELKKVRF; translated from the coding sequence ATGAGTATAAATACTAACAACAACGGTTTACCCAACATTGAGGATTTACAGCTTTTGGCTAACGAATTGTTTCATACGCTACCTAACGAATTTCCCAAAGAGATTTCGTTAAGTCCTGATCGTAATGAACATCCCCGTGCCACAAAAGTTGCAGAAACCTTCCTTAATTCGGGGAACTTAAGTGGCCACAACCCGGCAGCCCTGCCCTTGCAGGATGCGCCAGCTTCACCTACTGCTTCACCAGCAGTTAGCGGATTTGGAGCAGCGCCAAACGTTGCCAATTATGGTTCAGGAGCTTCGGCTTTATATCCAAATGCCGGAGCCGGATTTGATCCTAAAAGCGAAACTTCTCCATTGGGAATTTCACACGGAAATAATGTAAATGTCAACAATCCGCAAACCGGTTTTTATGACGAAAATTTCGGGAATAACGGAGCCGCTCAGCTAAATGAAGAAAGTTTTTTCTCTAAACTTCTTTTAAACAATGAGTACCTGCCTTTTCAAACCCAAAATTCTTCGTTTGAAACCGAATTAAAAGCGGCATTGGCTTTTGTGGATACACAATTTACAAAACGTATCAACCTTCCGTTAAACGGAAATGAGAGCTCCAATTCGTATTACTTTTTAGAACAAAATCCGTTTGCTTTTGATCAGAGAAATTCGAATTTAATTGTTGGAAATACTTTTGAAAAACAAGATTTCGGTGCGATTTCCGGTTCCCATTTTGATGCCAATCGAATTAAAAAAGATTTTCCTATTCTACAGGAAACCGTAAACGGAAAACCTCTGGTTTGGTTTGATAATGCCGCTACGACACAAAAACCGCAATCAGTTATTGATCGTATTGCGTACTTCTACGAGCATGAGAATTCGAACATTCACCGTGCGGCTCATGAATTAGCGGCCCGTGCATCAGACGCTTATGAAGCTGCCCGCGAAAAAGTAAAAACGTTCCTGAATGCCGGCTCGGTAAACGAAATTGTATTTGTTCGTGGTGCCACCGAAGGTATTAATCTTGTTGCACAAAGCTGGGGCGATCATAATTTAGTTGCCGGTGACGAAATCATTGTCAGCCATTTGGAACATCACGCGAATATTGTTCCGTGGAAACGTCTGGCCGATAAAAAAGGACTAAAACTCCGCGTTATTCCGGTTGACGATGACGGACAAATTTTGCTCGATGAATATGCAAAACTGCTCAATTCAAAAACGCGTCTGGTTGCTTTTACCCAGGTTTCGAATGCACTGGGAACAGTAACACCAGCCAAAAAAATAGTCGAAATGGCACATGCCGCCGGAGCAAAAGTTTTAATTGACGGTGCACAATCGGTTTCACATATGAAAGTTGATGTTCAGGATTTAAATCCCGACTGGTTGGTTTTCTCAGGACACAAACTTTTTGGCCCAACCGGAATTGGTGCTTTATACGGAAAGGAAGATTTACTGAATGAAATGCATCCTTATCAATCGGGCGGAAACATGATTCAGGATGTCACTTTTGAGGAAATAAAATACCACAAAGCTCCTAATCGTTTTGAAGCCGGAACAGGAAATATTGCCGATGCAATTGGTCTTGGTGCCGCAATAGACTATGTGACAAAACTGGGAATAGATGCCATAGGCCAGTACGAACATCAGTTATTAGACTATGCGACAAAATTGCTCAAAGAAATTCCCGGTGTCCGACTGATCGGTACAGCCGCGAATAAGGCCAGCGTACTTTCTTTTAATTTGCAAGGCTACACCAACGATCAGGTTGGACAGGCTTTAAATAACGAGGGCGTTGCCGTACGAACCGGACATCATTGTGCACAGCCTATTTTGCGAAGAATGGGAGTCGAAACGACTGTACGTCCTTCGCTGGCTTTTTATAATACCACTCAGGATGTTGATACCTTTATCAAAACCATAAGAGAACTTAAAAAAGTCAGGTTCTAA
- the rocD gene encoding ornithine--oxo-acid transaminase, with protein sequence MIHTENSLSSKSEVLIEKENKYGAHNYHPLPVVLERGEGVYVWDVDGKKYFDFLSAYSAVNQGHCHPKIVKAMVDQAQKLTLTSRAFYNDKLGNYEEFVTKYFGFDKVLPMNTGAEAVETALKVCRKWAYEVKGIPENQAQVIVCENNFHGRTTTIISFSNDEGARKNFGPFTEGFIKIEYDNLDALENALESSKNIAGFLVEPIQGEAGVYVPSEGYLAKAKALCEKHNVLFIADEVQTGIARTGKLLAVHHENVQPDILILGKAISGGVYPVSAVLCNDEIMNVIKPGQHGSTFGGNPVAAAVAIAALEVVKEENLAENAERLGIILRKGLNEIAERNDLITLVRGKGLLNAIVINCGEDSDLAWEICLKFRDNGLLAKPTHGNKIRLAPPLVMTETQIQECLEIIEKSLNDFKN encoded by the coding sequence ATGATTCATACTGAAAATAGCCTATCGTCAAAATCAGAGGTTTTGATTGAAAAAGAAAATAAATACGGAGCTCACAATTATCACCCGCTTCCTGTTGTGTTAGAAAGAGGAGAAGGGGTATATGTTTGGGATGTAGACGGAAAAAAATACTTTGATTTTTTGTCTGCTTATTCTGCTGTGAATCAAGGACACTGCCATCCTAAGATTGTGAAAGCAATGGTGGATCAGGCACAAAAGCTTACGCTGACTTCCCGTGCTTTTTACAATGATAAATTAGGAAATTACGAAGAATTCGTAACCAAATATTTTGGTTTTGATAAAGTTCTTCCAATGAATACAGGTGCTGAAGCAGTTGAAACGGCGCTTAAAGTATGTAGAAAATGGGCTTATGAGGTAAAAGGAATTCCTGAAAACCAGGCTCAGGTTATTGTTTGCGAAAACAATTTTCACGGAAGAACAACGACAATCATTTCATTTTCAAATGATGAGGGAGCACGTAAAAATTTCGGACCTTTTACGGAGGGATTTATAAAAATTGAATATGATAATCTGGATGCTCTTGAAAACGCATTGGAGTCCTCAAAAAATATTGCAGGGTTTTTAGTAGAACCAATTCAGGGAGAAGCCGGAGTATATGTGCCTTCTGAAGGATATTTGGCAAAAGCAAAAGCTTTGTGTGAAAAACATAATGTTTTGTTTATTGCTGATGAGGTTCAAACCGGAATTGCCCGTACCGGAAAATTATTGGCGGTACACCATGAAAATGTGCAGCCTGATATTTTAATTTTGGGTAAAGCAATTTCTGGCGGAGTATATCCTGTATCGGCAGTATTGTGTAATGATGAAATCATGAATGTGATTAAACCGGGACAACACGGATCTACTTTTGGAGGAAATCCTGTTGCGGCTGCGGTTGCAATCGCTGCTCTTGAAGTGGTAAAAGAAGAAAATCTTGCCGAAAATGCAGAACGCCTGGGAATAATTTTAAGAAAAGGCTTAAATGAAATTGCAGAGCGTAACGACTTAATTACACTGGTTCGCGGTAAAGGTTTATTGAATGCAATTGTAATTAATTGTGGTGAAGATTCGGATCTGGCCTGGGAAATTTGCCTTAAATTCAGAGATAACGGATTATTGGCAAAACCAACACATGGAAATAAAATCAGACTGGCACCGCCATTGGTGATGACAGAAACTCAAATTCAGGAATGTCTTGAAATTATCGAGAAATCACTGAACGACTTCAAAAATTAA
- a CDS encoding M20/M25/M40 family metallo-hydrolase: MVLRKLLLLALLSSKSVLFSQTVVSNPSKSDFSPTLSFLASDWMQGRGTTQKGAFMASEYIASMMGLYQLVPYDTVSGYYQNFKIAEHTVKKVTLEVKKGANEIFSLSPETDFQVTPIAQSIQKEAQVVFAGYGLSLPQEKYDDYKNQNVKDKIVIVLRGFPGHQDSTSASYQKLKKNYPDTDNLNEIKLQTAIDKGAIALIFVDGKNDIKFKNKKEDVIFHSLENPTISSIPVFKISKSAADILFTRNSISLEGIEKKAAQKLTVASAPLKKTKINFSVYLQSKTFAVRNVLGMIPGKDSSKTIIVGAHYDHLGIKNDSIFNGADDNASGTSGMLALAKKWSESNLKPEYNILFAAWTAEEMGLLGSEYFVQNLNLKDQKILLCINMDMISRSAPEDKKHRFLSIGTEKETEYLKKIVSESNAKLQNPFTLDLWETNGHSGSDYASFTAKGIPVLTFFSGFHEDYHTPGDVASKVDLDKIQDVLFIVNHSLLKFIETSKTKPK; encoded by the coding sequence ATGGTATTACGAAAACTACTTTTGCTTGCTTTACTTAGCTCCAAGTCAGTCCTGTTTTCACAAACCGTTGTTTCCAATCCGTCAAAAAGTGATTTTTCACCCACGCTTTCTTTTTTAGCTTCCGACTGGATGCAGGGCCGCGGCACCACTCAAAAGGGCGCTTTTATGGCCTCGGAATACATCGCCTCCATGATGGGATTATACCAGTTGGTTCCATATGATACTGTATCTGGCTATTATCAGAATTTTAAAATTGCAGAGCACACGGTAAAAAAAGTCACACTTGAAGTAAAAAAAGGAGCTAACGAAATCTTTTCACTTTCTCCTGAAACTGATTTTCAGGTCACTCCCATTGCGCAATCCATTCAAAAAGAAGCGCAAGTCGTTTTTGCGGGTTATGGACTGAGCCTGCCACAGGAAAAGTATGACGACTACAAAAATCAAAATGTAAAAGATAAAATTGTTATCGTTCTCCGAGGATTTCCAGGGCATCAGGACAGCACCTCTGCATCTTATCAAAAATTAAAAAAAAACTATCCCGACACAGACAATCTGAATGAAATCAAGCTTCAGACCGCGATCGATAAAGGCGCAATAGCATTAATCTTTGTTGATGGAAAAAACGATATTAAATTTAAAAACAAAAAAGAAGATGTCATTTTTCATTCTCTGGAAAACCCAACTATTAGCTCGATTCCAGTTTTTAAAATAAGTAAATCAGCTGCCGATATTTTATTTACGCGCAACTCTATATCCTTAGAAGGTATTGAGAAAAAAGCAGCGCAAAAACTAACTGTTGCTTCCGCTCCACTAAAAAAAACAAAAATTAATTTCTCTGTCTATCTGCAATCCAAAACCTTTGCCGTCCGTAATGTATTAGGAATGATCCCCGGAAAAGACAGCAGCAAAACCATTATTGTGGGTGCACATTATGATCATTTAGGAATTAAAAATGATTCGATTTTTAATGGTGCAGATGACAATGCCTCAGGGACTTCAGGGATGCTGGCGTTGGCAAAAAAATGGTCAGAATCAAACCTAAAACCGGAATACAACATTCTTTTTGCAGCCTGGACTGCCGAAGAAATGGGACTTTTAGGAAGTGAATATTTTGTTCAGAATTTGAATTTGAAAGATCAAAAAATCCTTCTCTGCATTAATATGGATATGATTTCGAGAAGTGCACCCGAAGATAAAAAACATCGATTTTTGAGTATTGGAACCGAAAAAGAAACAGAGTATTTAAAGAAAATCGTTAGCGAAAGCAACGCTAAACTTCAAAATCCGTTTACGTTAGATTTATGGGAAACCAACGGACATTCCGGCAGTGATTATGCCTCATTTACCGCAAAAGGAATTCCTGTTTTGACTTTTTTCAGCGGCTTTCACGAAGATTACCACACCCCCGGAGATGTTGCTTCAAAAGTAGATTTAGATAAAATTCAGGATGTTTTGTTTATTGTAAACCATTCTCTTTTAAAATTCATTGAAACCAGCAAAACTAAACCAAAATAA
- a CDS encoding Lrp/AsnC family transcriptional regulator, translated as MDILDEFDISIIKELEKDGRMAFSAIAANLKISNTMVHQRINRMIEQGVIAGIKPIIQEKNIGYDWASFTGITLNKDSDSDRIIEELKGIPEITECYYVTGSFTLYIKIIAKNHEHMRRILYEKIDGIPGIAKTDSIIELGCAFKRNISL; from the coding sequence ATGGATATATTAGACGAATTTGATATTAGCATCATTAAAGAATTAGAAAAAGACGGAAGAATGGCTTTTTCTGCCATTGCTGCAAATTTGAAAATATCAAACACTATGGTGCATCAGCGTATTAACCGAATGATCGAGCAAGGTGTAATTGCTGGCATCAAACCTATAATCCAAGAGAAAAACATCGGTTATGACTGGGCTTCTTTTACGGGAATCACCCTGAATAAGGATTCTGACTCTGATCGAATTATTGAAGAATTAAAGGGAATTCCTGAAATCACCGAATGTTATTACGTAACAGGGTCCTTTACGCTTTACATCAAAATTATCGCAAAAAATCACGAACACATGCGCCGAATCCTCTACGAAAAAATCGACGGGATTCCCGGCATTGCCAAAACCGACTCGATTATAGAGTTAGGTTGTGCTTTCAAGCGTAATATTTCTTTATAA
- a CDS encoding RagB/SusD family nutrient uptake outer membrane protein, with product MKSNTIALLILFTVFFTSCQDELNVEPKQREDASITLSTEEGITNVLTGTYALAARGNAYGGRILAYAELLGVTGVNATTDFRFRGSFSELRQIYLKQMQADNGILTGTYSRSYEIINAANTVIENISKVKDPAKQSRMIGEANFLRSLAYFDLVRFFAKPYVSGQANNQLGVVIRPNAIYDFNADLSKERSTVDEVYKVIIDGLNIAYTNLPKDNSFYADKYAAKALLARVYLQQGNYAQARDAADDVIKNSGHSLSKKYADAFNHDTDQAEDVFAIQITKQTGVNDVVTFYAAEDNGGRGGDISIRSPYLDKFTDPNDDRAKFNYVNPANDRILTLKFTNQFANVGVIRLAEMYLIRAEGNLQAATTVGNTPLDDINIVRTRANAKNLSTVTLDSILLERQLELGMEGFLIHDIRRTKRSIDVSSDGDGTELLLYDANELVFPIPISEMDANKKITQNPGYIK from the coding sequence ATGAAATCAAATACTATAGCACTATTGATACTTTTTACCGTCTTTTTTACAAGCTGTCAAGACGAATTAAATGTAGAACCAAAGCAAAGGGAAGACGCTTCTATAACTTTAAGTACGGAAGAAGGCATCACCAACGTACTAACCGGAACATACGCTCTTGCCGCAAGAGGAAATGCCTATGGGGGAAGAATCTTAGCTTATGCTGAATTATTGGGAGTAACAGGTGTCAACGCAACTACCGATTTTAGATTTAGAGGGAGTTTCAGCGAATTAAGACAAATATACCTCAAACAAATGCAGGCCGACAATGGAATCCTTACAGGAACCTACTCCAGAAGTTACGAGATTATAAACGCCGCCAATACCGTTATCGAGAATATCAGCAAAGTAAAAGACCCTGCCAAACAAAGTCGAATGATTGGTGAAGCCAATTTTTTAAGATCACTTGCCTATTTCGATCTGGTGCGATTCTTTGCCAAACCTTATGTTAGTGGTCAGGCTAACAATCAATTAGGAGTGGTGATAAGACCTAACGCCATTTATGATTTCAATGCCGATTTATCCAAAGAAAGAAGTACGGTAGACGAAGTGTACAAAGTAATTATTGACGGATTAAACATTGCTTATACCAATCTGCCTAAAGACAATAGTTTTTATGCCGATAAATACGCGGCAAAAGCACTATTGGCAAGAGTATATCTGCAACAAGGTAACTATGCTCAGGCAAGAGATGCTGCAGATGACGTGATCAAAAATAGCGGTCACTCTCTTTCAAAAAAATACGCAGATGCCTTTAATCATGATACCGATCAGGCCGAAGATGTGTTTGCCATACAAATTACAAAACAAACCGGAGTGAATGATGTCGTTACCTTTTATGCAGCAGAAGACAACGGAGGCCGCGGAGGTGATATTTCGATCCGATCTCCTTATCTGGACAAATTTACAGATCCAAATGACGATCGTGCAAAATTCAATTATGTAAATCCAGCGAACGACCGTATACTCACACTAAAATTCACCAATCAGTTTGCGAATGTTGGCGTAATTCGTCTGGCCGAAATGTATCTAATCAGAGCCGAGGGAAATTTACAGGCCGCAACAACAGTAGGCAACACTCCTCTTGACGACATCAATATCGTTAGAACAAGAGCCAATGCTAAAAATTTAAGCACAGTAACCCTTGATAGTATTTTATTGGAACGTCAATTAGAATTAGGCATGGAAGGATTTTTAATTCACGATATTCGTAGAACCAAACGTTCCATTGATGTAAGCAGCGATGGCGATGGCACTGAATTGTTACTTTATGATGCTAATGAATTGGTATTCCCTATTCCGATTTCAGAAATGGATGCCAACAAAAAAATCACTCAAAATCCGGGTTATATCAAGTAA
- a CDS encoding SusC/RagA family TonB-linked outer membrane protein, whose protein sequence is MKTNFKLFMGLLLALFVQIANAQEESITGKVTDSKRNPLPGVNIVVKGTKTSTQTDFDGNFKITAKKGDILSVSYVSFTTVLVPASNSMNIKLTETQNELEAVMVVGYGTQTKKNLTDNIARVTAKDIQQIPVSNVQNALVGKLAGVQITQTNGKVEGGINIRVRGAASISAGTQPLYVLDGIPLITDDESSNGAPTNPLLTLSPNEIESIDVLKDASSAAIYGARGANGVIIITTKKGKEGKGTFSLNFSQGVSEPTHKRKWLNAKQYVELIREAGKNANDLAAVDEELEKLSLGTDWRNGEIDTDWQAIAFQSGFTTDADFSVSGGNDKTRYFFSGAYNNTTGIIDSNHLERITGRSNISHKVSDRFTAGMNIGFSRAVIDRVQDDNSFVTPMQAVAQAPISPARLADGKANPNTEYANYLLEKDNAFWKTVMRRLTGKVYGELKLVQGLKLNSDFSYDYLSQTEDYWQGKNSPFMATSGAVFASSVNTENYVFSNYFTYDKTFAEKHVLNVVAGMELNKYNRRYQDVNSIYFPNDGFQTIDGGAEVNEGHGKQQDYTFVSQFGRLNYAFDGKYLFKASIRRDGSSRFGKNERFGVFPALSAGWIVSQESFLKENPVLTYLKVKGSWGKLGNAEIGNFASRQLYMPNPYNLKSGLTFDQPGNDNLTWEKSTQIDFGTELGFLNKITFEADYYQKDTDGLLFDVPLPKSAGAGDYGTVSKNIGKIRSSGFEFTLNTKNITTENFTWTTSFNLTTNQSKVQSLPNNNTDVVGTVTINRVGENISSFYLVEYAGVDPANGDALFVKNKKNADGSIDKSTTNKYSEAQRTILGNPFPTLMSGLTNTILYKGFDFTFTFQGEWGASIYNTAGIYQSTAADYFDNQTLDQLDRWQKPGDITNVPQARFGGANGTQDSSRYLDKSDFVRLRNLTLGYSLPKKSVTDMGMSSLRFYLTAVNLLTFTNYKGSDPEARRDNTVKTSPIIGQEFYSAPPAKTIAMGVNINF, encoded by the coding sequence ATGAAAACCAATTTTAAGCTATTTATGGGGCTATTGTTAGCATTATTTGTACAAATAGCCAATGCACAGGAAGAATCTATTACGGGTAAGGTTACAGATTCAAAACGAAACCCGCTTCCGGGAGTAAACATCGTCGTAAAAGGAACCAAAACCAGTACTCAAACTGATTTTGACGGGAATTTTAAGATCACAGCAAAAAAAGGAGACATCCTTTCTGTGAGTTATGTAAGCTTTACGACAGTACTTGTTCCTGCTTCAAATTCGATGAACATTAAGCTCACCGAAACTCAAAACGAACTTGAAGCTGTCATGGTTGTAGGTTATGGAACACAGACCAAAAAGAATCTAACGGACAATATTGCTCGTGTTACCGCAAAAGACATCCAGCAAATCCCCGTTTCAAACGTGCAAAACGCGTTGGTTGGTAAACTTGCCGGTGTACAAATTACGCAGACAAATGGTAAAGTCGAAGGAGGAATAAACATTAGAGTTCGTGGTGCTGCCAGTATAAGTGCAGGTACACAGCCCTTATATGTTTTAGACGGAATTCCGTTAATTACAGACGACGAATCCAGCAACGGAGCTCCAACAAACCCGTTACTGACTTTAAGTCCGAACGAAATTGAGTCTATTGATGTATTAAAAGATGCATCATCGGCAGCTATCTACGGGGCACGTGGAGCCAACGGAGTTATAATCATCACCACCAAAAAGGGAAAAGAAGGCAAAGGAACTTTCTCCCTTAATTTCTCGCAAGGGGTTAGTGAACCTACTCACAAAAGAAAATGGCTTAATGCCAAACAATATGTGGAATTAATACGTGAAGCAGGAAAAAATGCTAATGATTTAGCAGCTGTAGACGAAGAACTGGAAAAACTGTCTCTGGGAACAGACTGGAGAAACGGAGAAATTGATACCGACTGGCAGGCTATTGCTTTTCAGTCAGGATTTACAACCGATGCCGATTTTTCGGTTTCTGGTGGAAACGATAAAACAAGGTATTTCTTTTCCGGAGCCTACAACAATACAACCGGTATTATCGACAGCAATCATCTGGAAAGAATAACAGGAAGGTCCAACATATCACATAAGGTATCGGATCGTTTTACAGCCGGAATGAATATTGGTTTTTCAAGAGCAGTCATCGACAGGGTTCAGGATGACAACTCCTTTGTAACACCTATGCAAGCTGTAGCTCAGGCTCCTATATCTCCGGCAAGACTAGCAGACGGAAAAGCAAATCCAAACACAGAATACGCCAACTATTTATTGGAAAAAGACAATGCTTTCTGGAAAACCGTAATGCGCAGACTTACCGGAAAAGTGTATGGCGAACTAAAATTAGTACAAGGTCTGAAATTAAATTCTGATTTCTCTTATGATTATTTATCTCAGACTGAAGACTACTGGCAAGGCAAAAACTCCCCGTTTATGGCGACAAGCGGTGCTGTATTTGCTTCTTCCGTAAATACCGAAAATTATGTATTCAGCAACTACTTTACTTACGACAAAACATTTGCCGAAAAACACGTTTTGAATGTTGTGGCCGGTATGGAACTTAACAAATACAACCGAAGATATCAGGATGTAAACAGCATCTACTTCCCTAATGACGGTTTTCAGACTATTGATGGTGGAGCCGAAGTTAATGAAGGTCATGGAAAGCAACAGGACTACACCTTTGTTTCTCAATTCGGAAGGCTGAATTATGCTTTTGACGGCAAATATCTTTTCAAAGCCAGTATTCGTCGTGACGGTTCTTCCCGTTTTGGAAAAAACGAACGTTTTGGGGTTTTCCCGGCCTTATCTGCCGGTTGGATCGTATCACAGGAAAGTTTTCTAAAAGAAAATCCGGTTCTGACCTATTTAAAAGTAAAAGGAAGCTGGGGTAAACTGGGAAATGCCGAAATTGGAAACTTTGCTTCACGTCAATTGTACATGCCAAATCCGTATAACTTAAAATCAGGATTAACATTTGACCAACCTGGAAATGATAATTTAACCTGGGAAAAATCGACTCAAATTGATTTTGGTACAGAACTGGGCTTTTTAAATAAAATTACATTTGAAGCCGATTACTATCAAAAAGATACCGACGGATTGCTGTTTGATGTGCCGCTTCCAAAAAGTGCCGGTGCCGGTGATTATGGGACCGTCAGCAAAAACATTGGAAAAATTAGAAGTAGTGGTTTTGAATTCACTTTGAACACCAAAAACATCACCACCGAAAATTTTACCTGGACAACAAGCTTCAATTTAACCACCAACCAGTCTAAAGTACAATCATTACCCAATAACAATACAGATGTAGTAGGTACTGTCACCATTAACAGAGTTGGCGAAAACATTTCATCTTTCTATCTTGTTGAATACGCAGGAGTTGATCCGGCAAACGGAGATGCGCTTTTTGTAAAAAACAAAAAAAATGCCGACGGCAGTATTGATAAAAGTACAACCAACAAATATAGTGAAGCACAGAGAACAATTCTTGGAAATCCATTTCCAACATTAATGTCAGGCCTAACTAATACTATCCTCTACAAAGGTTTTGACTTTACCTTTACTTTCCAGGGCGAATGGGGAGCAAGTATCTACAACACTGCGGGAATCTACCAGTCTACGGCAGCTGATTATTTTGACAACCAGACCTTAGACCAGTTAGACCGCTGGCAAAAACCGGGTGATATTACAAATGTACCTCAGGCGAGGTTTGGAGGTGCAAACGGTACACAAGACTCAAGCCGTTATCTTGACAAATCTGATTTTGTGCGTCTAAGAAACCTGACTCTGGGCTATTCATTACCTAAAAAATCGGTAACCGACATGGGAATGAGCAGCTTAAGATTCTATCTGACAGCTGTAAACTTATTGACTTTCACCAACTATAAGGGTTCTGATCCTGAAGCGCGAAGAGATAATACTGTAAAAACGAGTCCTATTATTGGACAAGAATTTTATTCGGCTCCCCCTGCAAAAACTATCGCTATGGGAGTAAATATTAATTTTTAA
- a CDS encoding cyanophycinase, which produces MKNQLIFKLTLRIFTSLLFLATGFVQAQTPKGRLFIIGGGDRSDALMKQVLSVADLSQKDYIVVLPMSSEEPDSSFIFFKSQMVKLTPHPIVMLNFNKEMAQNKRLADSLQKAKLIFISGGDQTRFMNVVQNSPVKTAIQKAYENGSTISGTSAGAAVMSETMITGNQKLQKEYSGTFDNIRYDNLETAEGLGLLQTAIIDQHFLKRNRYNRLLSALVEFPALTGIGIDESTAIIVRNNQIEVAGESEVIVVKKPKGILKSKNNNLISIENLQMSIYTAGQKFNIK; this is translated from the coding sequence ATGAAAAATCAGCTAATTTTTAAACTGACTCTTAGGATATTTACATCCCTGCTTTTTTTAGCTACCGGTTTTGTTCAGGCACAAACTCCTAAAGGGAGACTATTTATCATTGGCGGCGGTGATCGCTCTGATGCCTTAATGAAGCAGGTTTTGAGTGTGGCCGATTTATCCCAAAAGGATTATATCGTGGTTTTACCCATGTCGAGCGAAGAACCGGACAGCTCGTTTATTTTCTTCAAATCACAGATGGTAAAACTAACACCCCATCCCATTGTGATGCTCAATTTCAACAAAGAAATGGCTCAGAATAAAAGGCTGGCAGATTCATTACAAAAAGCAAAACTGATTTTTATAAGCGGCGGAGATCAGACCCGTTTTATGAATGTCGTTCAAAACAGTCCGGTTAAAACGGCCATTCAAAAAGCCTATGAAAATGGAAGTACCATTTCGGGAACAAGTGCCGGTGCAGCAGTAATGTCAGAGACAATGATCACGGGAAATCAGAAACTACAAAAAGAATATTCCGGAACCTTTGACAACATCCGCTACGATAATCTCGAAACCGCCGAAGGCTTAGGATTACTTCAAACCGCCATCATCGACCAACATTTTTTAAAAAGAAACCGCTACAACCGATTGCTATCGGCACTAGTTGAATTTCCTGCCCTGACCGGAATTGGAATTGACGAAAGTACCGCTATCATTGTTCGGAACAATCAGATTGAAGTTGCAGGTGAAAGCGAAGTAATTGTAGTTAAAAAACCAAAAGGAATCCTCAAATCCAAAAATAACAATCTCATTTCGATCGAAAATCTGCAAATGAGCATTTATACAGCCGGACAAAAATTTAATATCAAATAA